GACCGCCGCCATGTCGCCTTCGAGCATCGCTCGGCGGTTCAGTCGCAGTCCTTCGAAAACGCCGCTGGTGATCACATCGTCGGCGTCGGCCGGCATTGGGTGGTAGAGGCCGTCCTTGAGCGTGAACCAGTCGAGCTGTGGGACGGTTTCCTCGGTTCGCCAGAGCAGATACTCCTGAACGCCCGCGGCGGCGTAGGCCTCTGCTTTCTCATGTGCGTCTCGACCGGCAGTTGACGCTGCTACTTCACAAACGAGCTCCGGCGGGCCGTGGACGTAGTCGTCTTCGCCAACAGTTGCTAAGCCGCTGGGATCGAAGAGATATGCGTCGGGTTGGAAGTGCTCGTCGTCGGCGAGGATAACGGTGCCGTCCGTGCCTGCAACGAGGTGGGGGTGGCGGCTTTGGTAGAGGCTGAGCCATCCGATCAGGCGGCTCATTGGAGCAGCGTGCAATGTGTTGCGAACCGGACTGGCCATGATGTGAACAACTCCGTGGATGAGCTCAGCCTTGACGTTCGGCATCGCCTCGTAGCGACGCATGAATTCGGCGCCCGAAAGGCGATCGCCGTTCTCCAATAGCGGTACAAGTTCGAGCGGCTTGGCCTTGGCCACGTCCTCTGGCTTTGGTGGCGGGATGAGCAGGGCGGACATGGCAGCGCACTATACGAGAAACCGGCCGACGCGGGTGCGTCGGCCGGCGGGTTCGCTTC
The window above is part of the Planctomycetota bacterium genome. Proteins encoded here:
- a CDS encoding Uma2 family endonuclease, translated to MSALLIPPPKPEDVAKAKPLELVPLLENGDRLSGAEFMRRYEAMPNVKAELIHGVVHIMASPVRNTLHAAPMSRLIGWLSLYQSRHPHLVAGTDGTVILADDEHFQPDAYLFDPSGLATVGEDDYVHGPPELVCEVAASTAGRDAHEKAEAYAAAGVQEYLLWRTEETVPQLDWFTLKDGLYHPMPADADDVITSGVFEGLRLNRRAMLEGDMAAVIATLAG